The following coding sequences are from one Pasteurellaceae bacterium RH1A window:
- a CDS encoding recombination-associated protein RdgC, protein MNWFRNIMIYRLTSQLKLDSKSLEEQLQATRFSPCQAGDLQKFGWSAPLAGSDLLHFAQGQNMFLVSHKEEKLLPSNVVKAEAESRIESLEAKEQRKLKKTEKQAIKDDVVAMLLPRAFSKHQFTALWLDLENQLIYVDAASSKRAEDTLALLRKTLGSLPVVPLSFVLEPREVMTNWVARGHTPAWLNLLEEAELKSFDTDSLIRCKRQDLESQEMESHFQAGKFITKLAIDWESHFSCLLNEDGTLSRLKFADEVREKNDDILKEDKAQRFDADFLLMTEELRLFTAKLLEEFGGIRQNL, encoded by the coding sequence ATGAATTGGTTTCGCAATATTATGATTTACCGCCTAACTAGCCAATTAAAGCTAGATAGCAAGAGCCTAGAAGAGCAGTTACAGGCCACCCGTTTTAGCCCCTGCCAGGCGGGGGATTTGCAAAAATTTGGCTGGTCGGCCCCGCTTGCAGGTTCTGATCTCCTGCATTTTGCCCAGGGGCAGAATATGTTTTTGGTTTCCCATAAGGAGGAAAAGCTCCTGCCCAGCAATGTGGTTAAGGCTGAGGCCGAGTCTCGGATTGAGAGCCTAGAGGCCAAGGAGCAACGCAAGCTCAAAAAGACCGAAAAACAGGCCATTAAAGATGATGTGGTGGCCATGCTCCTGCCTCGAGCCTTTAGCAAGCACCAATTTACCGCCCTCTGGTTAGACTTAGAAAACCAGCTGATTTATGTGGATGCCGCTTCAAGTAAGCGGGCAGAGGATACCTTAGCCCTCTTGCGTAAGACCTTGGGTTCTTTGCCCGTGGTTCCGCTTTCCTTTGTGCTAGAACCCCGTGAGGTGATGACCAACTGGGTGGCCCGGGGCCATACCCCAGCCTGGCTCAACTTGCTGGAAGAGGCCGAGCTGAAATCCTTTGATACGGACAGCCTGATTCGTTGCAAGCGTCAAGATTTGGAAAGCCAGGAGATGGAAAGCCACTTTCAAGCGGGTAAATTTATCACAAAACTTGCAATCGACTGGGAGAGCCACTTTTCTTGCCTGCTCAATGAAGATGGCACCCTTAGCCGCCTCAAGTTCGCCGATGAGGTGCGGGAGAAGAATGACGATATTCTCAAGGAAGACAAGGCCCAGCGATTTGATGCGGATTTCCTCCTTATGACCGAGGAATTAAGGCTCTTTACGGCCAAGCTCCTAGAAGAGTTTGGGGGAATAAGGCAAAATCTTTAA
- a CDS encoding addiction module antidote protein, HigA family — MRKPTHPGIILFDGFIEPHNIQITALANHLGFSRETISRLVHGKAPMTANIALALEDAGISTAKLWLSLQSAYDVWELKQNRKSTILPFDFGHTALA; from the coding sequence ATGAGAAAACCCACCCATCCAGGCATCATTTTATTTGATGGTTTTATTGAACCGCATAATATTCAAATCACAGCACTTGCCAATCATTTGGGCTTTTCTAGAGAAACCATTTCTCGGCTTGTGCACGGTAAAGCGCCTATGACAGCTAATATTGCCCTAGCCTTAGAAGATGCTGGCATTAGCACAGCCAAGCTGTGGTTAAGCCTACAATCAGCCTATGATGTATGGGAACTCAAACAAAACCGCAAAAGCACTATTTTGCCTTTCGACTTTGGCCATACTGCTTTGGCTTAA
- a CDS encoding pyrroline-5-carboxylate reductase codes for MQNKTLAFIGAGNMAFAIISGLIKEGYPAQQIIACNKSNQARREELAQLDVQTQFSKHEAVERADVVILAVKPQMMAEVCGEFADLDFSAKWVISVAAGISVNRLESLLPSAKNIIRTMPNTPSLIGAGLTGLFAKKSVSQAACDFASQLLNAVGQTYWVQEEAQLNHIIAVTGSSPAYFFRFMEAMQASAVKLGFSETDARFLVQSVALGAAKLVEAQPDTPLSTLRENVTSKGGTTAQALQVFDEHNLMGLVDEAMQAAIRRAEEMEKSL; via the coding sequence ATGCAAAACAAAACCCTAGCCTTTATCGGCGCTGGCAATATGGCCTTTGCCATTATTTCAGGCCTGATTAAAGAGGGCTACCCTGCCCAACAAATTATAGCCTGTAACAAGAGCAACCAGGCCCGGCGTGAAGAATTGGCTCAACTGGATGTGCAAACCCAGTTTAGCAAACATGAGGCGGTCGAAAGGGCGGATGTGGTTATCTTGGCTGTCAAGCCACAGATGATGGCAGAGGTGTGTGGGGAATTTGCTGACCTAGACTTCTCGGCCAAGTGGGTGATTTCGGTCGCGGCCGGCATTTCAGTTAATCGGCTGGAAAGCCTCTTGCCTAGTGCAAAAAATATCATTCGCACCATGCCTAATACGCCTTCCTTAATTGGGGCAGGCCTTACAGGCTTATTTGCAAAAAAATCGGTTTCTCAAGCCGCTTGCGACTTCGCCAGCCAGCTCCTCAATGCCGTGGGCCAAACCTACTGGGTTCAAGAAGAAGCCCAACTCAACCATATTATTGCCGTGACGGGTTCCAGCCCGGCCTACTTCTTCCGCTTTATGGAGGCCATGCAGGCCTCAGCCGTCAAGCTAGGTTTTAGTGAAACCGATGCTCGCTTTTTAGTCCAGTCCGTTGCCTTGGGGGCAGCCAAATTGGTGGAGGCCCAGCCTGATACCCCGCTTTCCACGCTTAGGGAAAATGTCACCTCCAAGGGAGGCACCACCGCCCAGGCCTTGCAGGTTTTTGATGAGCATAATTTAATGGGGCTTGTTGATGAAGCCATGCAGGCAGCCATTCGCCGGGCCGAGGAAATGGAAAAATCCCTATGA
- a CDS encoding integrase encodes MAWKQTNPMEQKTLFIKAWLSQRFTKSDLCEQFGISRPTANKWIERFKQGGFPGLQELSRKPHYSPNATPQWIVEWLVSERRKRPDWGAKKLLDLFEQRFPEAKKPADSTGDLILARAGLVKPRKVRRHTPADSLPFAECDAPNTTWCVDFKGQFQLGDQKWCYPLTVSDQFCRYLLLCQALPNTLGDPVKAQFERLFYEFGLPWNIRSDNGSPFASTALGGLSKLAKWWIDLGIRPERIRPAHPEQNGHHERMHRSLKACLLKREAIAGNLADQQAMFDAFVHEYNHERSHESLLDDDKKRQTPASLYQPSSRIYTGKIEDYDYGQGVELRRVKPSGELCWQGEIYYLSQILKQETVAFVPYADGIWHIYYRFHFLGQMDDREKKITPASSWHINHTM; translated from the coding sequence ATGGCTTGGAAACAAACGAATCCTATGGAACAAAAAACGTTATTTATCAAGGCTTGGTTGTCCCAACGCTTTACAAAATCCGACCTGTGTGAACAGTTCGGAATCAGTCGTCCAACAGCCAATAAATGGATTGAACGCTTTAAACAAGGCGGCTTTCCTGGTTTGCAAGAGCTATCCAGAAAGCCACATTATTCGCCCAATGCCACGCCACAATGGATTGTTGAGTGGCTGGTCAGTGAGCGACGCAAACGCCCCGATTGGGGGGCAAAAAAGCTGCTTGACCTGTTTGAGCAACGCTTTCCTGAAGCCAAGAAACCGGCTGATAGCACAGGCGATTTAATCTTGGCTCGAGCAGGACTGGTCAAGCCCCGCAAGGTTCGCCGTCACACGCCAGCAGACAGCTTGCCCTTTGCCGAATGTGACGCCCCTAATACAACCTGGTGCGTGGATTTCAAGGGGCAATTCCAGCTAGGTGACCAGAAATGGTGCTACCCGCTAACGGTGAGCGACCAGTTTTGCCGTTACTTATTGCTTTGTCAGGCCCTGCCCAATACCTTGGGTGACCCTGTAAAAGCCCAGTTTGAACGACTTTTTTACGAGTTCGGGCTGCCTTGGAATATTCGTAGCGACAATGGCTCGCCCTTTGCCTCAACTGCCCTGGGTGGCTTAAGCAAGCTGGCCAAATGGTGGATTGACCTGGGCATTCGGCCCGAGCGTATTCGCCCCGCCCACCCCGAACAAAATGGGCATCATGAGCGAATGCACCGTAGCCTCAAGGCTTGTTTACTCAAGCGTGAGGCCATTGCAGGGAATCTTGCAGACCAACAGGCCATGTTCGATGCTTTTGTGCACGAATATAACCATGAGCGTAGCCACGAAAGCCTGCTTGATGATGACAAAAAACGTCAGACGCCAGCAAGTCTTTATCAGCCCTCAAGTCGTATTTATACCGGCAAGATTGAAGACTATGACTACGGTCAAGGTGTTGAACTTCGTCGAGTTAAACCCAGTGGCGAACTCTGTTGGCAAGGTGAAATTTACTACCTGAGCCAAATTTTAAAGCAAGAAACCGTTGCTTTTGTGCCTTACGCCGATGGTATTTGGCACATTTATTACCGTTTTCATTTTCTGGGTCAAATGGATGACCGAGAGAAGAAAATTACTCCAGCAAGTAGCTGGCATATTAACCATACAATGTAA